One stretch of Pyrenophora tritici-repentis strain M4 chromosome 4, whole genome shotgun sequence DNA includes these proteins:
- a CDS encoding DUF1509 domain containing protein, producing MASPPRSPVIPDAVQRIYEQQYITLPLFAALSRLQDQLEATGNTEAPPKRVPYNKTPELSWGRQSPQLTPTPSPSPSPKTSHRNLQSFPTPPYTSPQRKDSAFASPTKLPAAPRRSRHKQSSRTPLHSSHMMLRRSRVRESRALERRFWELDASGRRARRIVGG from the coding sequence ATGGCATCGCCGCCACGTTCGCCTGTAATACCAGACGCCGTCCAAAGGATATACGAGCAACAATACATCACCCTGCCCCTCTTCGCTGCGCTTTCGAGGCTACAGGATCAGCTGGAGGCGACTGGCAACACCGAAGCGCCCCCCAAACGAGTGCCGTACAACAAAACTCCCGAACTTAGCTGGGGCCGACAATCTCCACAACTCACACCAACTCCTTCACCCTCACCATCGCCCAAGACCTCGCATCGTAATTTGCAGTCCTTTCCAACTCCACCCTACACCTCACCCCAACGCAAAGACTCGGCTTTCGCATCGCCTACAAAACTCCCCGCCGCTCCTCGTCGATCTCGCCATAAGCAGTCCTCGAGAACCCCACTACATTCCTCTCACATGATGCTTCGACGCTCACGGGTTCGCGAAAGTCGAGCCCTGGAAAGGCGGTTTTGGGAGTTGGACGCCTCAGGGCGGAGGGCGAGGCGCATCGTTGGGGGATGA
- a CDS encoding Herpes-BLLF1 domain containing protein has protein sequence MATAEAASRPHDRHTRKRPFAGWMKRLANLKPSSSDAPNKKNQITKKSAAKNNPYPESGYVNTTAPDDGFSVLTPATPRSNSYTSVEEAAARQGVQKSNKSTAPTVATVPETVHSTRSKAETGGSNFVNGGSTFSSPHGSEHSLTTTLTTIQSTAPSNVLNIGQNQPNPANLSAPPVHFSHQFPTSPPPSAIPPHLAPQQQQPNSYSGATANNILTDNASILTLASSSKRRRRNSVDTNASMRALAPSSHYGGSRESLPLSVLSANPDTIYSPSGRPSNVSAFVNAERASVYSASGVTAPVLPSERNSYYANKQADALSVRSGLLGHGRTDSISSIRATPTSPLASPRDPVGPGRISRKSAEWKDARETSDEDEIPASCILEEHEDKPKTDKQV, from the exons ATGGCCACGGCCGAAGCTGCATCGAGACCGCATG ACCGGCATACACGCAAGCGTCCCTTTGCGGGCTGGATGAAGCGCCTGGCGAACCTGAAGCCCTCATCTTCCGACGCTCCGAACAAGAAGAACCAAATCACCAAGAAGTCAGCAGCCAAGAACAACCCATACCCAGAGTCGGGCTATGTCAACACTACGGCCCCCGACGACGGCTTCTCGGTATTAACGCCCGCAACGCCGCGATCAAACAGTTACACgtcggtggaggaggcggCAGCTCGCCAAGGGGTACAGAAGAGCAACAAGTCAACAGCACCAACCGTCGCAACAGTGCCGGAGACGGTACATTCGACGCGATCAAAGGCCGAGACAGGCGGCAGCAACTTTGTCAACGGAGGCAGCACTTTCTCGTCCCCACATGGTTCCGAGCACTCCCTCACCACCACCCTGACGACGATACAATCCACTGCGCCTTCAAACGTGCTCAACATTGGTCAGAATCAGCCAAACCCGGCGAACCTGAGTGCCCCGCCCGTCCACTTCTCACACCAGTTCCCAACCTCTCCCCCTCCGTCAGCGATACCGCCGCACTTGGCACcccagcagcagcagcccaACTCGTATTCGGGCGCCACTGCAAACAACATCCTCACCGATAATGCGTCGATCCTCACCCTGGCCTCGTCATCAAAGCGTCGCCGCCGCAACTCCGTAGATACAAACGCTTCGATGCGAGCCCTAGCCCCATCGTCGCATTACGGAGGCAGTCGCGAGTCGCTCCCACTTAGCGTGCTGTCAGCCAACCCCGACACGATATACTCGCCTTCTGGCAGGCCAAGCAACGTCAGTGCTTTTGTAAACGCAGAGCGTGCAAGCGTCTACTCGGCTTCCGGAGTTACCGCCCCCGTCCTCCCCAGCGAGCGCAACAGCTACTATGCCAACAAGCAGGCTGACGCTCTGAGCGTGCGCAGCGGACTCCTTGGCCACGGTCGCACTGATAGTATCAGCAGCATCCGAGCCACGCCCACCAGCCCCCTCGCCAGCCCACGCGACCCCGTCGGCCCCGGAAGAATCAGCCGCAAGAGCGCGGAGTGGAAAGATGCAAGGGAAACAAGTGACGAGGACGAAATACCCGCTAGCTGTATTCTCGAAGAACATGAAGATAAGCCAAAGACGGACAAACAAGTCTAA
- a CDS encoding SKG6 multi-domain protein, translating to MRRFYNIILLITFYISTTSCLCYFPDGTLVERDTPCSTAANSTCCGQGFACLSNNLCAVTSHVDAGPGQSTYVRGSCTDKTWNSAECPTFCLNWDHGDNPAGGMGIAKCPYIEERFYCLDRFAEGFSAEQMCSNSSNYFAFADVATTATVVGVTSSSSAITTSTITTPAAPLSSSSSSSSSIGASATATSTSSSPPSQDNQNTSSSSNNNAIAIGAGVGAPLGVIAISVALFLFYRHRRHQRLGPKTANQPDEFVPPATTHDYKPRPGDVVYERWEAPSSGPQEMPAENIPHELR from the exons ATGCGGCGCTTCTACAACATCATCCTTCTTATCACCTTTTACATCTCAACCACATCATGCCTCTGCTACTTCCCCGATGGCACCCTCGTCGAACGCGACACCCCGTGTTCCACGGCCGCAAACTCCACCTGCTGCGGCCAAGGCTTCGCCTGCCTCTCCAACAACCTCTGCGCCGTAACTTCGCACGTCGACGCCGGACCGGGCCAATCCACCTATGTGCGCGGCAGCTGCACCGACAAGACGTGGAACTCGGCCGAGTGTCCGACGTTTTGCCTCAACTGGGACCATGGCGATAATCCGGCTGGTGGGATGGGTATAGCAAAGTGTCCGTATATTGAAGAGCGGTTTTATTGCTTGGATCGGTTTGCGGAAGGGTTTAGTGCGGAGCAGATGTGCTCGAATAGTTCGAATTATTTTGCGTTTGCTG ATGTGGCGACTACTGCGACGGTTGTGGGTGTTACGAGTTCTTCTTCGGCCATAACAACTTCTACTATAACGACGCCTGCCGCACCGCTATCGtcctcatcgtcgtcgtcttccAGTATCGGCGCTTCAGCTACTGCCACATCAACCTCATCATCTCCCCCATCTCAAGATAACCAGAATACCTCTTCTTCCAGCAACAACAACGCCATCGCCATCGGCGCTGGTGTCGGGGCTCCCCTTGGCGTGATCGCGATTAGTGTGGCATTGTTCTTGTTCTATAGACATCGTCGACATCAGCGCCTTGGACCGAAAACGGCAAACCAACCAGATGAGTTTGTTCCCCCTGCTACTACTCACGATTATAAACCTAGACCTGGGGATGTTGTTTATGAGCGTTGGGAGGCGCCTTCGAGTGGGCCGCAGGAGATGCCGGCAGAGAATATTCCGCATGAGTTGAGGTGA
- a CDS encoding SPS1, Serine/threonine protein kinase has translation MLVYTDLNREQQEHELQEALEKVSAVATNPSMLLSPTPSKPTIDYHGYSIFDANLHGTTSTVSLGYDKANGKPVAVKMVKCTAAQFKDLRREISILGRLNHKNVCKLDKVINWDPFANPRDWRQDEGPTVGLVMSPPATSGALQLLATWKSFPVPATFLRDSVHQIASGLAHVHSLDILHRDIKPNNIVYRSTNPVHAIIVDFGCSDLGPKSTRHDRGTMTYLAPEVIRIKDSESSEPFSLPSDVWSLGVTVVDFLMGKPFHQQLGRASIYQSFKRTMAENTVELHHPLFWDLALELLAWDPESRPSAMQVAQRFTVRQESLLKADSRRGSVNEESSLAKREKLQS, from the exons ATGCTCGTCTACACAGACCTGAACCGggaacaacaagaacacgAACTGCAAGAAGCCTTGGAAAAGGTCAGTGCTGTGGCCACCAACCCCAGCATGCTTCTATCACCAACGCCATCTAAGCCCACTATCGACTACCATGGTTATAGCATCTTTGATGCCAATCTTCACGGCACGACAAGCACAGTATCTCTAGGATATGACAAGGCAAACGGGAAGCCAGTCGCCGTCAAAATGGTCAAATGCACTGCTGCACAATTCAAGGATCTTCGAAGAGAAATCAGTATCCTAGGCCGCCTCAATCAT AAGAATGTATGCAAACTCGACAAAGTCATCAACTGGGATCCATTCGCCAACCCACGTGACTGGCGTCAGGACGAGGGACCAACCGTGGGCCTTGTCATGTCACCACCAGCAACTTCCGGAGCGCTACAATTACTCGCAACCTGGAAATCTTTCCCCGTTCCCGCTACTTTTCTTCGCGACTCTGTGCACCAGATAGCATCCGGTCTCGCTCATGTCCACAGCCTCGACATACTCCACCGCGATATAAAACCCAACAATATAGTCTACCGCTCCACAAACCCCGTACACGCCATCATCGTCGACTTTGGATGCAGCGATCTGGGCCCAAAAAGCACTCGTCATGATAGAGGCACCATGACGTATCTCGCTCCGGAGGTAATAAGAATAAAAGACAGCGAATCATCTGAGCCGTTTTCCCTCCCATCAGATGTGTGGAGTCTAGGTGTCACGGTGGTAGACTTCCTCATGGGTAAGCCGTTCCACCAACAGCTCGGTAGAGCGTCAATATATCAGTCCTTCAAGAGGACCATGGCAGAGAATACAGTTGAATTGCACCACCCGCTTTTCTGGGATCTTGCACTCGAGCTTCTGGCTTGGGATCCGGAGAGTAGACCGTCGGCCATGCAAGTAGCTCAACGCTTCACAGTCCGGCAAGAAAGCCTTCTCAAGGCAGATTCTCGACGCGGGTCTGTGAACGAAGAGTCGTCGTTGGCTAAGCGTGAGAAATTGCAAAGCTGA
- a CDS encoding Glyco-hydro-47 domain containing protein — MVYRRWRRQILLAVTAVFVVTVVTLSARLAPPKSSPVDSKDGASHESSLDSPSSPKPSTSKNQACPISPPQPAISPDSQGRFDWRTIQAKHPVESYTSLPTERPSSLPAVQHVFRKEPAKAREQRAARQEAVKEVFKRCWGSYRDLAWMKDELAPISGSSKNTFGGWGATLVDSLDTLWIMDMKDEFSDAVDAAVGIDFGPRGSDDVNMFETIIRYLGGFIAAYDVSDCKDARLLQKAIEVGDMAYASFDTPNRMPVTRWNPQKAVSGQQQLPAESGIIAEMASASVEFTRLSQLTGDMRYFDAISRISNVMDEQQSRTRLPGMWPVGVNVRAPDLTTGGQFSLGAMSDSAYEYLPKMYQLLGGAGEAAQQYRRMYDYAMTTVIDHSLFRPMVEDKADILVTSSVGADGRRDSSGQHLTCFAGGMLGLGGQITENETHVATGRKLTDGCIWTYEHAPLGIMPEVFSMYDCPDLSECDYTREPGASPFSNINDARYILRPEAIESVFYMYRITGDSTYQDKAWAMFEAIENNTSTRFGNAAIRDMTKSPPDLDDSMESFWMAETLKYFYLIFSEPDTISLDEWVFNTEAHPFRVPRP, encoded by the coding sequence ATGGTATATAGGCGTTGGAGAAGGCAGATACTGCTCGCTGTTACTGCTGTTTTCGTCGTTACTGTCGTTACATTATCTGCGCGCCTTGCGCCGCCAAAATCTTCACCTGTCGACTCAAAAGATGGTGCAAGTCACGAATCATCATTAGATTCTCCCTCCTCCCCTAAGCCGAGCACAAGCAAGAACCAGGCGTGTCCTATTTCCCCACCACAGCCGGCAATATCACCCGATAGTCAGGGCCGATTTGACTGGAGAACAATCCAAGCGAAACACCCAGTCGAATCGTATACAAGCCTGCCCACAGAACGGCCCTCATCATTGCCTGCCGTACAGCATGTATTCAGGAAAGAGCCGGCAAAAGCACGCGAACAGCGCGCTGCAAGACAGGAAGCCGTAAAGGAAGTCTTCAAACGATGTTGGGGTTCCTATCGAGACCTCGCATGGATGAAAGATGAATTGGCGCCCATCTCAGGAAGCTCCAAGAACACCTTTGGAGGATGGGGTGCGACGCTGGTCGACAGTCTCGATACGCTCTGGATCATGGATATGAAAGACGAGTTTTCAGATGCAGTAGATGCTGCCGTTGGTATAGATTTCGGGCCCCGAGGCTCCGATGACGTCAACATGTTTGAAACAATCATACGATATCTTGGAGGGTTTATCGCTGCGTACGACGTATCAGACTGCAAAGATGCCCGTCTGCTACAAAAAGCCATCGAAGTCGGCGATATGGCATATGCATCGTTTGACACACCGAACAGGATGCCCGTGACGAGATGGAATCCCCAGAAAGCGGTAAGCGGACAGCAACAATTGCCGGCAGAGTCCGGTATCATTGCAGAGATGGCATCTGCTAGTGTCGAATTTACGCGGTTGTCCCAGTTGACTGGAGACATGCGGTACTTTGATGCTATATCTCGGATTAGCAACGTCATGGACGAGCAGCAAAGCCGAACTAGGCTCCCAGGAATGTGGCCGGTTGGAGTCAATGTAAGAGCTCCAGACTTGACGACCGGAGGCCAGTTCAGCCTAGGCGCAATGTCCGATTCAGCCTACGAATACCTCCCGAAAATGTACCAGCTACTGGGTGGAGCAGGCGAAGCGGCGCAACAGTACCGTCGAATGTATGATTATGCCATGACCACAGTCATAGACCATTCTTTATTCCGCCCGATGGTAGAAGACAAAGCCGACATCCTGGTAACAAGCAGCGTAGGAGCTGATGGAAGAAGGGATAGTTCCGGGCAGCATTTGACATGCTTTGCTGGAGGCATGCTCGGCCTCGGTGGTCAAATTACAGAGAACGAAACTCACGTCGCAACCGGTCGCAAGCTCACAGACGGCTGTATATGGACTTACGAACACGCCCCACTCGGCATCATGCCAGAAGTCTTCTCAATGTACGACTGTCCAGATTTGTCAGAATGCGACTACACTCGCGAACCGGGTGCCAGCCCTTTCAGCAACATAAACGATGCACGATATATTCTGCGCCCAGAAGCAATAGAGTCAGTATTCTACATGTACCGCATCACCGGAGACTCGACATACCAAGATAAAGCCTGGGCAATGTTTGAAGCGATAGAAAACAACACAAGCACTCGCTTCGGCAACGCCGCTATCCGCGATATGACGAAGAGTCCCCCAGATTTGGATGATAGCATGGAAAGCTTCTGGATGGCGGAGACGCTCAAGTACTTTTATCTTATATTCAGTGAGCCAGATACGATAAGTCTGGATGAATGGGTGTTCAATACAGAAGCGCACCCGTTTCGTGTCCCGCGTCCATAG
- a CDS encoding MutL, DNA mismatch repair enzyme (ATPase), producing MTTVRGPSILPLPEDVVAQIKSSTAILSLTDVLTELVKNSLDAKATKIEATVDFARGGCTVEDNGLGISPLEFREDGGLGKLYCTSKYHARESLLGRNGTFLASLAAVSLLTIASRHHEYRSHNSLTFHHSNTVERQLPASAHQELHAKHGTRVTVRNLFGNLPVRVKQRSMGSGQRAEHDRLWDQLKRDITRLLLSWQGELSLRVRDSENRVLINFNTSSSSPSVGQDREAVTPRSTQLSSLLNILTQANYIAIDEWPSWVPASASTSAISINGAISLDPAPSKHVQFISLGVRPLSPDCGHNELFDQVNRLFALSSFGTVEDDAVVDEHEKIRRQSDKRFKQGGYTNRQLKARKDVDRYPMFHLRISMKDPHTSRASEDEFVGDEANLQNVTEVLGAMVTQWLSVHHFRPRQPRKRRERPSTACSLLDNSSETPAPTTTEHGSTKPITSSTSVASKKRKRLKDPISNKSSEKEHRQAFADWSRIKSGKPDFFNAVSKSKSPLANNSPDSQRNEADTCHRTKTDNFASFNIEPIDQGALNEHRDGSVASATTSSADNKENDDTIIWTDPCTKKTHLLNARTGCVMPDARARPDTDPTASIFGTHTRNKSVRLPSRPSTAVARKTPWLDNVLDTWENPVFKPTEKRIQQANIHEDGLDPSHHPSRHGCSRFDIDRAFNQASTGGSSRLSKEGLKNAQVISQVDKKFILVKMQSFASEQEAKAGLLVLIDQHAADERVQVESLFRELCTPLPQARAYKSQLGHGVLVVSTMLEKPMQFAISSRERTHFTTHAARFAAWGILYDILVSAFSSSSLEKDKHVLSVTTLPPAISERCKADPKVLISFLRSTVWKYVEDAHLPPLPQHGYSANKDDWVRRLATCPPGLVDLVNSRACRSAIMFNDTLEIEECIELVRKLADCVFPFMCAHGRPSMVPLVDLGTSGDAGSVLSSSTKNVENKTTFVQAWRKWQK from the exons ATGACCACTGTCCGAGGACCCAGCATCCTGCCGCTGCCCGAAGACGTCGTCGCCCAGATCAAGTCATCGACGGCCATTCTGTCGCTGACTGATGTGCTAACAGAGTTGGTGAAGAACTCTCTCGACGCCAAAGCGACCAAGATAGAAGCGACGGTTGACTTTGCGCGTGGCGGATGCACGGTAGAAGACAATGGCCTGGGCATATCACCACTTGAATTTCGCGAAGACGGCGGCCTGGGGAAGCTCTACT GCACGTCCAAGTACCATGCACGCGAATCTCTGCTCGGCCGCAATGGCACCTTCCTCGCCTCACTCGCCGCTGTCTCTCTCTTGACCATTGCCTCGCGTCACCACGAATACCGCTCACACAACTCGCTGACTTTTCATCACTCCAATACTGTTGAGCGACAACTGCCTGCTTCGGCGCATCAAGAGTTGCATGCCAAGCATGGGACCCGCGTCACCGTCCGGAACCTGTTCGGAAACCTTCCAGTGCGGGTGAAACAACGATCTATGGGTTCGGGGCAGCGGGCCGAACATGACAGATTGTGGGACCAGCTTAAGAGAGACATCACCCGACTATTACTCAGCTGGCAGGGTGAACTATCCTTGAGAGTTCGCGACAGCGAGAACAGGGTGCTTATCAATTTCAACACCTCCAGCTCGAGCCCCTCTGTAGGACAAGATCGAGAGGCTGTGACACCACGTTCAACACAACTATCTTCCCTCCTCAACATCCTGACACAAGCTAATTATATCGCTATTGATGAGTGGCCGTCATGGGTTCCAGCTTCAGCTTCTACATCTGCCATCTCTATCAATGGCGCCATATCGCTTGACCCAGCCCCCAGCAAGCACGTTCAATTCATCTCACTTGGTGTGCGACCACTTTCCCCTGACTGCGGACATAACGAGCTGTTCGACCAAGTGAACCGCCTCTTTGCACTCTCTAGTTTTGGCACTGTCGAAGATGATGCGGTTGTGGATGAACATGAAAAGATTCGACGGCAATCCGACAAACGCTTCAAGCAAGGCGGCTACACTAATCGACAACTCAAGGCGCGCAAAGATGTCGATAGGTATCCCATGTTCCACCTCCGTATCTCCATGAAGGACCCTCATACCTCGCGAGCCTCTGAAGATGAGTTCGTGGGCGACGAGGCTAATTTGCAGAATGTCACGGAAGTCTTGGGTGCGATGGTCACGCAATGGCTATCTGTTCATCACTTTCGACCGCGACAACCTCGCAAGAGGCGTGAAAGGCCCAGCACTGCTTGTAGTTTGCTTGACAACTCTAGCGAAACCCCAGCTCCGACGACAACGGAACATGGGTCAACAAAGCCTATAACCAGCTCTACATCCGTGGCATCCAAGAAACGAAAGCGTCTGAAAGATCCAATCTCGAACAAGTCATCAGAAAAGGAGCATCGACAGGCCTTTGCGGACTGGTCACGGATCAAGAGCGGGAAGCCTGACTTCTTCAATGCAGTGTCCAAGTCAAAGAGCCCACTAGCGAATAATTCCCCCGACAGCCAGCGTAATGAAGCCGACACATGTCATCGTACGAAAACAGACAATTTCGCCTCTTTCAATATAGAGCCGATTGACCAAGGTGCCCTCAATGAGCATCGAGATGGATCGGTTGCGTCTGCGACCACATCCTCTGCTGACAATAAAGAGAATGACGATACTATCATATGGACAGACCCTTGCACAAAGAAGACACATCTCCTGAATGCCAGGACAGGATGTGTAATGCCTGATGCTCGTGCGCGACCGGACACCGACCCCACTGCATCTATATTTGGCACCCATACGAGGAACAAGTCGGTACGATTACCATCTCGACCATCAACGGCTGTCGCACGCAAGACACCCTGGCTCGACAATGTTCTGGACACGTGGGAGAACCCGGTCTTCAAGCCTACAGAGAAGCGCATACAACAAGCAAATATACACGAAGACGGGCTTGATCCCAGTCATCATCCTTCCAGACATGGCTGCTCCCGCTTTGACATTGACCGGGCTTTCAACCAGGCTTCAACAGGCGGTTCTAGTAGGCTGTCTAAAGAAGGACTGAAAAATGCCCAAGTAATCTCACAGGTCGACAAAAAGTTCATACTTGTGAAAATGCAAAGCTTTGCGTCTGAACAAGAAGCAAAGGCTGGGCTTCTGGTACTGATCGATCAACATGCAGCAGATGAACGAGTACAAGTCGAAAGCTTATTCAGAGAGCTCTGTACCCCTTTGCCTCAAGCCCGTGCCTACAAGTCACAGCTCGGACATGGCGTACTTGTAGTCTCGACCATGCTCGAGAAGCCAATGCAATTTGCAATCTCATCCCGGGAACGTACGCACTTCACAACACACGCCGCGCGCTTCGCTGCTTGGGGTATCCTCTACGACATCCTTGTATCAGCATTTTCCTCTAGCAGCTTGGAAAAAGATAAGCACGTCCTATCTGTTACAACGTTACCACCGGCCATCTCTGAGCGCTGCAAAGCAGACCCCAAGGTACTGATATCCTTCCTTCGGTCTACGGTATGGAAGTATGTCGAAGACGCACACCTTCCCCCTCTACCCCAACACGGATATTCTGCCAATAAAGACGATTGGGTCAGGCGACTCGCTACCTGCCCTCCGGGTCTTGTCGACCTTGTCAACTCTCGTGCATGTCGCTCAGCAATCATGTTTAACGACACGCTCGAAATTGAAGAATGCATAGAGTTGGTGCGAAAATTGGCCGACTGTGTATTTCCTTTCATGTGTGCACATGGCCGACCTAGCATGGTTCCGCTCGTCGACCTTGGAACAAGTGGTGATGCTGGAAGTGTTCTGAGTAGTAGTACAAAGAATGTCGAAAATAAGACTACCTTTGTACAAGCATGGCGGAAATGGCAGAAGTAA
- a CDS encoding Dimer-Tnp-hAT domain containing protein: protein MSTPSNSGPRRLVECDKRNSPLPSLSNAPTVGDTASEAQADEPLARVPYLERRQVERNSRGGPKSWIYRHGWAVWHRKYKKNYWLCRYCHQRRKQEACYEADSTTNAGRHLSSNKPGHSHGPNGPVPIASREGNIMGALAKSQVHIMRSKGIEVSQEVANEMAASFSTSRFQDALKDWVVADNQSLRVIETPQFRAMIAAVSPLAEALLWRSHQTLQDHIITEYNTYIPAIANYLREARSLIHVSFDNWTSTGGQYAFTGLCVHYLNSEGKLVDHLLGLPELHGAHTGNNIAAAATTILRLFGVDNARVGYFVLDNASNNDTAVESLAEEFGFIASERRLRCCCHILNLSAQLVIWGKDRSAYENEAAHLEEEEKYMDEWRKYGPVGVLFDVIASICTPQTRQLLERLQCEEAESLGVTPHIRQLVKPVKTRWNSYFNTFVRAAELHGPIDGYIECKLEEHSAATATSRRRKNREQLPAAQPRLYIREGGLNGKDWATITEYIRLLEPFAEATRLLEGRGRHGRHGAIWEVLVTFEWLLDQLEALKDRLKDVNYEDLDAPEDHLITNVNLAHCKLAEYYAKFDNAPVYYTATILHPHYKHHLSALWKVPDTHVTARDGVHYRDGWLDNNHRAFLRMWQGRKDSAATSAHTVTPPRKKPRLGISTSRSAFLQSSIEQSTRQLEASLAEDEYEIWKRQPALAEEDWLSLNPLLYWESVAGQFPILSKFAIDVLTIPAAAADCERTFSELGDMLGTRRLHMKPELISALQSLKSWKRLGIQPTTTSASGLARTLSEEEISKVQEHLSQFDVR, encoded by the exons atgtctactccctctaattcaggccctcgccgccttgtagaatgcgacaagcgcaattctcctctaccatcgctatcaaacgcgcctactgttggcgatactgcgagcgaggcccaggctgatgagcccttggca cgtgtgccgtatcttgagcggcgccaggttgagcgtaatagtcgcggtgggccaaaaagctggatctaccgccacggctgggccgtctggcaccgcaagtacaagaaaaactactggctttgccggtactgccatcaacgacggaagcaggaggcttgctacgaggctgacagcactacaaacgccggccgacacctctcaagcaacaagcctggacactcacacggacctaacggacctgtaccaattgctagccgggagggcaatattatgggcgcgctcgcaaagtcccaagtacatattatgaggtctaaagggatagaagtatcgcaagaggtagcaaacgagatggcagcaagcttttcaacctctcgatttcaggacgcgctgaaggactgggtagtcgcggacaaccagagccttcgcgtaatagaaacgccgcagtttcgagccatgattgcggccgtgagcccgctagccgaagctctcctttggcgtagccaccAAACGCTCCAGgatcatattattactgagtacaatacatacataccagctattgccaactaccttcgcgaagcccggtcgcttatacacgtgtcattcgacaactggacttcaactggtgggcagtatgcttttactggcctctgcgtacattaccttaacagcgagggcaagctagttgaccacctgcttgggttgcctgagctacacggggcgcacactggcaataatattgccgctgcagcaacaacaatacttcggctatttggcgttgacaacgcgagggttgggtactttgtgcttgacaacgcaagtaacaatgatactgcagttgagtccttagcagaggagtttggctttatcgcaagcgagcggcggctgcggtgctgctgccatatactcaacctaagcgcacaattagtaatttggggcaaagaccgtagcgcgtacgagaatgaagccgcacaccttgaggaagaggagaagtacatggatgagtggcgcaaatacggtcctgttggcgtcctctttgacgtgattgcgtctatctgtacgcctcaaactcgacaactactagagcgcctacagtgcgaggaggcagagtctctaggtgttacaccccacatccggcagcttgtgaagcctgttaagacacgctggaatagctatttcaacacgtttgtccgtgcagctgagctacacggccctatcgatggctatattgagtgtaaacttgaggagcatagtgctgcaacagcaacctcacgacgccggaagaatcgtgagcagctccctgctgcccagccacggttatatatacgcgaagggggtctaaacggcaaggactgggcgacaataacagaatacattcgactccttgagccatttgccgaagctacacggctacttgaaggtcgcggccgacacggccgacacggcgctatatgggaagttctagtaacgtttgagtggcttcttgaccagcttgaggctctcaaagaccgccttaaggatgtaaattacgaagatctagatgcgcctgaagatcatcttattacaaacgttaaccttgcgcattgtaagcttgctgagtactacgcaaaattcgataacgcgcctgtctactacactgctacaatactacacccgcactacaaacaccacctctcagcgctctggaaggtgcctgacacccatgtcactgcccgtgacggtgtccactatcgcgacggctggcttgacaataaccaccgggcattcctgcgcatgtggcaggggcggaaggactctgcagccacttcagctcacactgtaacgccgccgcgtaagaagccccggctagggatttcaacgtcgcgatcagcttttctacagtcgtcaattgagcaaagcacacggcagttagaggcaagccttgctgaggatgagtatgagatatggaagcggcaaccagcgttagctgaggaggattggctgtctcttaatccgcttctatactgggagtcagttgctgggcagttccctatactctcaaagttcgctattgacgtcctaacaataccagcagcagcggcagactgtgagcggactttcagcgagcttggcgacatgttaggcacccggagactccatatgaagccagagcttatttcagctttgcagagcttgaagagctggaagaggcttggtatacagccaacaactacctcagcttctggactagcgcgcacactatcagaggaagaaatctcaaaagtacaggagcatttatctcagttcgacgtcaggtaa